CCAGCGCCTGCCCGCCGGTGGTCGCCACGTCCTCCAGCAGCACGACGATGTCGCCCGGCCCGACCTTGCCTTCCAACTGCTTGGCCGTGCCGTAGTCCTTCTTCTGGTTGCGCACGAACACGCAGGGGAGGCCGGTCTCGAGGCTGGCGGCGGTCACGAGCGGGATGCCGCCCAGTTCGGCCCCGGCCAGTCGGGCCACGCGCACGCCGAGGCGCGATTCCAGCGCGCGGACCCTGGCCGCGAACAGCGGGGCGAGCTGGCGCAGCAGTTCGGGGCGGGTGGAGAAGAGGTACTTGTCGAGGTAGTAGGTGCTCGTGCGTCCCGAGCGGAGCGTGAACGAGCCCCGCAGGAGCGCGACACGCGCGATCTCGGCGGCGAGGGGAGTGGTGGGTTCGGCCATGCGCGATGGTACCGGCGCGCCGGGTCGCGCGGGCTGTCGCCCGGCGCGCGCCTCACTCGCCCTTGGGCTTGCGGGCCTGCACGCTCACGAGCCTCGCCTGGAAGAGTTCCATGGCGTGGCGCACGAGCGGGAGTTCGGCGGCCTTCGCCGGCGCGTCCGGGCCCGGGGCCCCGCCGGGTGCCGCCGGGGTTTCGGCGGCGGCGCCCGAAGGCGCGGGAGGATTCGACGAGCGCAGTTCAAGGCGGACGGCCCGGTCCCAGGCCTTGGCGAGCAGCGCGCACAGGTCTTTCTCGTTGGCCTGGGCCGCCCCGAGCAGTGCGTCGCTGACGGAGAGCACCACGAGGTCGTCCTCGACGCGGGCGACGGTGCAGTCGTTGAGGAGGACGCGCAGCCGCCGGTTGGGGGCGGCGGCGGAGAGGACCTGGGCCCAGGGGTCGCCGGCGGGGTCGCGTGGCCCGGGGGTGGTGGGCGCCGGGGCGGGCGGGAGCACGGGGGCTGAGGCCGTGTGGGCGGGCGGCTGTGGTCGAGGGGGCGTGGGTTCAACGCCGGCGTCGCGGGCCGTGGGGAGCAAGGCCGCGGGCGCCGGCGTCAGCGTTTTTTTGCCGGCTGCTCCTGGGCCTTTCCGGCGACGATGGCCG
The sequence above is drawn from the Planctomycetota bacterium genome and encodes:
- the pyrE gene encoding orotate phosphoribosyltransferase, whose protein sequence is MAEPTTPLAAEIARVALLRGSFTLRSGRTSTYYLDKYLFSTRPELLRQLAPLFAARVRALESRLGVRVARLAGAELGGIPLVTAASLETGLPCVFVRNQKKDYGTAKQLEGKVGPGDIVVLLEDVATTGGQALEAVQALRTAGADVRAVVATIDRLEGARENVEGAGLAFEALFTTRDLGVAE